A window of the Thalassophryne amazonica chromosome 11, fThaAma1.1, whole genome shotgun sequence genome harbors these coding sequences:
- the elovl6 gene encoding elongation of very long chain fatty acids protein 6 → MSVLALQEYEFERQFNEDEAIRWMQENWKKSFLFSALYAAFILGGRHVMKQREKFELRKPLVLWSLTLAVFSIFGAIRTGSYMMYILMTKGLKQSVCDQSFYNGPVSKFWAYAFVLSKAPELGDTLFIVLRKQKLIFLHWYHHITVLLYSWYSYKDMVAGGGWFMTMNYLVHAVMYSYYALRAAGFKLSRKFAMFITLTQITQMLMGCVVNYLVYSWMQQGQECPSHMQNIVWSSLMYLSYFVLFVQFFFEAYVGKTKLLATAVSRKTK, encoded by the exons GAAGAAGTCCTTTCTCTTCTCTGCACTCTATGCTGCTTTTATCCTGGGAGGAAGACATGTGatgaagcagagggaaaaatttgAGCTGAGGAAACCCTTGGTGCTATGGTCTCTGACACTGGCTGTATTTAG TATTTTTGGTGCCATCCGTACTGGGAGCTACATGATGTACATCCTGATGACCAAAGGGCTTAAACAGTCTGTTTGTGACCAGAGTTTTTACAATGGGCCTGTCAGCAAGTTCTGGGCATATGCCTTTGTACTTAGTAAAGCACCAGAACTGG GTGACACACTCTTCATTGTTCTGAGGAAACAGAAACTGATCTTCCTGCACTGGTACCACCACATCACCGTGTTGCTCTACTCTTGGTATTCCTACAAAGACATGGTGGCCGGTGGTGGATGGTTTATGACAATGAATTACTTGGTCCACGCCGTTATGTACTCTTACTATGCTTTACGGGCAGCCGGCTTCAAGCTGTCTCGCAAATTTGCCATGTTCATCACACTGACCCAAATCACCCAGATGCTGATGGGCTGTGTAGTCAACTACCTGGTGTACTCATGGATGCAGCAAGGCCAAGAGTGTCCATCCCACATGCAGAACATTGTATGGTCTTCGCTCATGTACCTCAGCTACTTTGTGCTGTTTGTCCAGTTTTTCTTCGAGGCTTATGTTGGAAAGACCAAATTATTGGCTACAGCTGTCTCCAGGAAGACCAAGTAA